The following are from one region of the Microcoleus sp. FACHB-831 genome:
- a CDS encoding D-Ala-D-Ala carboxypeptidase family metallohydrolase, with protein sequence MELNLRNAFKYYRDFQHQNQAINDLEQWLKANHPDQLEKFQQTWRSGTNLELSRDVTGKQNSSDRTIHVPGVANDIYLQDPIIAGGSFTWADATHNGKRVLHNKETVEDIIAFAEQLQAARDQIGQPFHITNWYHPPSSGEVTGREKKSSHQQVEAVDFRVEGYTGQQLGDELSWWQGGLVTYSYIPYLIRLDNRSYHRGQASYPG encoded by the coding sequence ATGGAATTAAATCTACGGAACGCCTTCAAATATTACCGAGATTTTCAGCATCAAAATCAAGCTATTAATGACCTGGAACAGTGGCTGAAGGCGAATCACCCAGACCAGTTGGAGAAGTTTCAGCAGACTTGGAGAAGCGGAACCAATCTGGAACTTTCTCGCGACGTTACGGGGAAACAGAACAGCAGCGATCGCACAATCCACGTGCCGGGGGTTGCAAATGATATTTATTTGCAAGATCCGATTATTGCAGGTGGCAGTTTCACTTGGGCGGATGCAACCCATAATGGCAAGCGCGTCCTGCACAATAAAGAAACTGTAGAGGATATTATTGCTTTCGCCGAGCAGCTGCAAGCTGCCAGAGATCAGATTGGCCAGCCTTTCCACATTACCAATTGGTATCATCCTCCTTCATCTGGTGAAGTGACGGGTAGGGAGAAAAAGAGCAGTCATCAGCAAGTCGAGGCTGTTGATTTCCGCGTGGAGGGCTACACGGGTCAACAACTGGGGGATGAGTTAAGTTGGTGGCAGGGTGGTTTAGTCACTTACTCATATATCCCCTACTTAATACGTCTAGACAATCGTTCCTACCACCGGGGACAAGCATCATACCCTGGTTAA